The following is a genomic window from Spirosoma foliorum.
GATCAGGCAATCCAGTTCTGGGAATTTTAATGCCCTTTAAGGCTGGAACATCTTTGACCCAGCTAGGCGTATCAGCATTCGGTACCATCCATTTGTGATCGCCGGTATTCAGATCAATAGCTGTGATTCGTCCGTAGGGAGGTTTTACTAACGGCAAACCATAGGGGCCAATTCGGGCATTACCCATATAGGCTACGTAATCCATATCCGATATATTAGGTGCCGACTCCAAACTCATAGGCCGAATAACCGTACTGGACGAAACATACAGAATTCCGGTTTCGGGGTCCAGAACGCCACCCTGCCAATTAGCACCACCCACGGCGTCGGGAAGCATTAGCGTTCCTAAATTATTGGGTGGATTGTAGGTACTGATAGGTGTATAAAGCGGCCCTTTTTTATAGCGGCTGACAATCTTTAAGGCTGCCTTTTTGATTTCAGGTGTAAAGTCCACCAGAATATCATCTGAATACCCCTGTCGGTCGAAAGCGGCAGGTTTTGTTGGGAAAGGTTGCGTAGGTGATGTCCACTCGCCTTTCACATCACTTTGGGGAACAGGACGCTCCTCGATTGGCCAAACGGGCTTCCCGGTAACGCGATCAAAAACAAAAGCAAACGCCTGTTTGGTAACCTGAACAACTGCTTTTATGGCCTTTCCATCTATAGTAATATTTGCCAGGATAGGGGGAGCTGGCAAATCATAGTCCCAGATGTCGTGGTGGATCAACTGGTAATGCCATACTCGTTTGCCCGTTTTAGCATCTAAACAAACCAGACTTTGCGAAAACAGATTGCTTCCTGGTCGATGGCCACCGTAAAAATCGCCGGTTGCGGCCTCTAAGGGTAGATAAACGTAGCCTAATTCGGGATCTGCTGTTAGGGGTGCCCAGGCTCCAGCGTTGCCCGTATAGGTCCAACTTTCCTTTTCCCAAGTTTCATTTCCGACCTCGCCCTGCTGCGGTATGGTGTGGAAAATCCATAATTTCTTTCCGGTTTTTACATCATATCCCATAATATCTCCCCGAACTTGCTTTTTAGAAACAGGCGCTAAGCCCACGGGAAAAGACGCTCCCATGATGATAACGTCGTTGACAATAATGGGGGGAGATGTGGAGCCAATCGTTGCGGTAATTGGATCAATTTTCTGGTCTAAGCCTTTCTTCAAATCTACCACCCCGCTATCGCCAAAATCAGGGATTAAATGCCCTGTCTTAGCATCCAAAGCAACCAATTGAAAACTTGGCGTAATGTAAATGATCCGATCTTTCCCTATTGAAGGCGATGCCCAGTAGGCTACTCCTCGACCAGAATTCTGGCGGGGTACATAGGTTTTTCGCTCTTTTTCGTCGAATCGAAACGTCCAGAGTGTTTCCCCGTTTTCGGCATCTATGGCGGCTACTGTTCTGCTCAAGCCGGCAGTGGTATATAAGATACCATTCACCATCAAGGGTGTCGATTTAAAATAAAACTCTGGACTGGCTCCGAAGTTGTCGGTTTTCCAGCGCCAGGCGATTTTCAGATTTTTGGCATTTTCTTTATTGATCTGCTCTAAAGAAGAGTAATTCGAGCTGGCGCAGTCGCCCCTGTGCTGTCGCCAGTCGGCTTCAATCGTGGTTGGTTTTGCGTTGTAGGCAGCGGGCTTAAACTGCATACTTACCCGCGAAGAAGGCGTGCCCAAAGAAATAGCGGCCAATACTTCCTTTTTCGACGACAAGGCCACATCGCCGTTGGGAAACCCGTTGGCATTCAGAATAAACGCCAATAGGGACGAATAAGCCGTATTATCCAGCGAGTGGGGATTGGTTTTGGGCATGGTCGATTTGGTCAAATCAAACAATTGCCCCACCGATTTACCGGCCCACTTAGTTATGAAACGATCCCCAATCAGCGCTGTGCCACCTTCCGTTCCTCGTAAATCCCGACCATGACAGGCCGCGCAATGTGTAGCAAATAGAATTGCCCCTGTTTCAACCTGCTTTTTGGTGAAAACCCCCGAATTAGCAGTTAATCCTACTTTTTTTGCTGAATGCTGTTGCGCTTTCAGACATGAGCAGAAAAGTAGATTGAAGACTACTGTACAAACGAGTAGGGAGCGATTTTTCATTTAACAGAAGTCAGGAGATGTCAGTCCAGTTAAAAGCAGGTTTGATAACGTAAATACCATAGTGCGTAACTTTAATATGGAAGCAGCTTAACCGTCTTATTTCTTTGAAATTGAACCGCTTTTCTGTCATTCCTCCTGGCGTCGGAATGACAGAATCTAGGGTCTATCTACGGTATGACTACTCCCGTGGCCAAATGTTATCGGTAGGATTGGCATCCGGGAAACGGCCATGCGGATCAAACGTTATCTTTTTGATCTTGCGTTCGCCAAAATTCATGATGGCATTAAACGTACGGTTGCCATCAAACCAAACGGAGGCAGGCCAGGTAACTTCGGCGGTAGTGGCATCGATCATTTTGGCGTTAGGCATCGTTTTAATGGCAGGGCCTGCTGCGTCAAACTCAACCTTCAACACAATCGGCGACGGCATCTGACCTGCCTCATGAACAGTTACCGTAGTCTGGCCATTTGCCGTTTTTACTCCCTGAATCGATCCTTCAACAGTCTCCGTTGTCCATAGCCAGTAGTACCAGAACCACTCGAGATTCTGTCCTAATTCATTGTTCATGAAGAAGATGTAATCCCAGGGCGACGGATGTTTGAACGCCCACGTTGCTGTATATTTTTTCATGGCGTTTAGCACTGCCTGATCGCCTACAATGCCACCCAGCATGGAAAGCATCAACGGCGCTTTGCCATAAGTTTGAAACCGATAGCCACTACCAGCATCGTTTGCGCTCCACATCATGGGTGCTTCGTTTTCGTCGCCACTCATCCGGCCATAGCTCTGGCCCAGACCATCCAGATTATAGGGTTTCCGGTCTCGGTCGGCAGCCGAGAGGATATTCATGTACTGATTGAAGCCTTCATCCATCCAGCCGTAACGTGTTTCATTCGTACCCAGCATCATAGGCCACCACTCGTGCCCAGTTTCATGATCGGCAGCACCCTGATTCGAGTTAATGACCATCGGATACTCCATACCCGCGCTTGGGCCATCCTGCAAGGTCAATTGAGGAAATGGATAAGGTGCCCAAAGTGCGGAATAAAACTCGAGCGCATGTCGTGTAATCGTACCCGCTTTTTCAAAGAGTTTGGCTCGTTCGGGGAGGTAAACCATATGAATGGGAATAGCGCCTTTGCCGGGAATGGTGGCGCGGGTTGCCTTCCAGATAAAGTTTTCGGCGGTTGCCCAGGCAAAATCATTGACCTTGTCTGCCACAAAATGCCAGGTGAGCTTGTCGCCCGGAGCCGTTGATTGGCCAGGCCCTTTTTCGGTTTCACCCACAATGACTACTTCATCGTTGGAGTTGAGAACGGTGGAAAGCCGCTGCCGTGCCGTTGCTGTCAACACCTCGTTTTGGTTTTGAAGGACGCCTGTACCACTGACAATCCATCCGCCGGGTACAGTTATGGACACATCGAATTTGCCGAAGTTATTGTAGAATTCTGAAGGACCGAGGTAAGGGCTTGTCTCCCAACCACGCAGATCATCATATTTTCCCAGGCGCGGGTACCATTGTGTGGGTTGAAAGAGCTTACTATCAAACCGTTGCGTCATTCGGTGACCTCGCCCATTTGGACCGCCTGGTAGCTTGGTGTGCCATTCGATTTCCAGTTCAGCCGTTGTTCCTGCTTTGACCGGATCAACCAGATTGATAGTGGCTATCGTTTGCGTAAGGCCGGATATAGTCATTTTGGTAGTGGGTGCTGTACTCCGACCAAATGGCGACGGAGTGGGAGCTGCGGCTGTAAGATCCACTGACTGCCCCGCTACTTTCAGGCTAGTTAAAACCATGCCATCGGTTGCTTCGGCTGGCACAGACGCCCCGCGCTGGGCTTCCGGCCGAAACAAGTTATGATCAAGGCGCAGAACAATCGTTTTCAGGTCGTACTGGCTATTGTTATGCATGCTGATTTTTTCTGATCCAGTAATTACTTGTGTTGCCGGATCAAGGCTTGCCTTTATAGTATAGTCAGCCTCTAACTGCCAGTAATTGGGTCCCGGTTTGCCAGAGAAATCACGCGTGCCAGCCTTGAATGCGTTTTGGATGGAGTTTGTTATCGGAACATCGAGCCGAACTGAACGCTTCGACGTCTCGACTGTTTTCCGGATTGGTGAACTCGTCTGTTGGGCTGAGACAACTGTGCTGCCTATCAGCAGTGTAAGGAAGGTAATTCGTGTAATCATAGTTGGTGAAATGTTAAATCGTTATTGGCTGGATAGCAACGGTTAATCTTTCTGGCCGCCTTTGAAAATCCAGGAAACGCCGTATTTATCGGTGAATTGCCCATAGCTTCCAAATGGCATATTATTTAGCTCAATGAACGTTCTGGTATCTTGGTCAGCTCCGGCTGCCAGTTTGTCGAACACCGTTTTTACTTCATCATATGTTTCACCGACGACATATATGCTAAATGTGTTTCCCGGTTTTGGCTCAAGTTTAGGGGAAGCCATCCAGTCGGTAGCTGAGAAATCGATGGCCCCACTTTTCAGTTGGGCATTGATAATCCGGTCATGTTTTTCGGGTGGAAACTGGGCTTTCATGGGCGTATCACCGAGTTTAATCAGTGTCAAGTCTCCGCCAAGACACGTTTGGTAAAAGGTCATTGCCTCAGCGCAATTTCCATCGAATAAAAGAAAGGGGGTACAGTGTAGCATAGCTGTATGATTAGTTACCGCGTTTGGGTGTAAAACCGTACTGTTGCTTATAGGCTTTAATAAAATGGGACACGCTTTCATACCCAATTTCCATACTGACTTCCGACACGTTTTTATTCGTGTTTCGGAGTAGAAAGTGGGCATGTTCAAGCCGTTTTAATCGTATCCAATGACCGGGCGACGTATGAAAGTGTTCTTCAAATTCGCGTTTAAATCCCGATAGGCTTCGTCCTGATAATCTGGCCAATTCGCTCATCGATAGTGGCTTAAGCGAATAGGCGTTCATCAAATAATCGAGGTCGATTTTCTGGCCTTGGTAAATATGCCACAAGATAGCGCGTAGCTGGCCTAGCGTATCGAGTTCGAGAAGATGAAGTAATAGCTCCTGAAACTTAAGCCGTAAGAGGTCGTTCAGAAAGGGAGTTTTAGAACCGAAATAAGGTAGCAGTGAATCAATAAACGTGGCAAACGTGGGCGATGACGAGAAGGATAAAATCAGATCCGTAGGGAGCGAAGTTGATGCCGATTGAAACAGTGACAGGTGCTGATTAACAAACTCTTTCAGCATTTTCTCATTCACAAAAAACACCAGACTTCGGTAGCTGTTGTCGATCGACTCGTTCATGGAGTAACACCCCCGCTGAAAAAATAGAATGTCGCCTTTTCGTACGTGTAATTCCTGCGTAGGCGAACTGAACTTCTTCTCGCCTTCGAGCACTACAATAACGGCATGTTCCTCAAAAAATACCTCGTTCCGTTCAGGATAGACGTCGCTTCGATACGCCACGAACTTCATCTCTGAAGCGTCGGGTCGCCGGATATTCAGTGATTCAAACTGATTGGCTTGTATGGAGGAGGGGACGCGGAGCATGAAGGTTTGTTGATTAAGCTTTCGCCAAAATCTCACCTTCAACGTAATCTCTCAGATACGTTGGGTCAAAATCATAACCATTGGGCCAATAGATACCACTTCCCCGTTCATACAAATGAACTTGTTTGAAATAATCAAAGTCAGCCAAAGGCTTCGTAATTGGGTTATCTTTAATATACGGCTTAAAATCAATTAACTTTTCTAGGCCGTCGGTGAAGCGAAAACGAATGTAGTAGTTCTCTAATACTTCAAAATTTTCAATTTCTGCCATAGTCTTCGATCAGTTTAAAGGATCAATTGGCAATAAGTCTTCTGGTTTACGTGCTTTTTCCCAGTTATTTACTAATTCCTCCCGATGCTCAATTGCCCATTCGGTTACTAACGCTCTGGCACGCTTAGGAAGCTTACCTTCTATGTATTCTAACGTTTGAATATTAATTAACGCTTCATCATTGCCATAGATAGCATGAAAATGAGGTGGATTATGGTCGTTGTAAAACATCCGGATAATAATCCCATAAAAGCGGCTAATCTCGGGCATATGTATGATAAGTTACACCAAAAACTGAAACAAATCAGGCTGGTCGTTCAGGTACTCGAACACGATATTTTGTGCCTGCATTCGCTGAATGAGCGGCTCGAAGTCTTCACGATGTTTTAGCTCGATCCCTACGACAGCAGGGCCGGTTTCCCGATTCGTTTTCTTGGCATACTCAAAACGGCTGATATCGTCATTGGGGCCAAGTACGTTCAGAAAGTCGCGGAAGGCTCCGGCACGTTGTGGGAAACGAATAATGAAGTAGTGTTTTAATCCTTCATACAACAAAGACCGCTCCTTGATTTCTTCTGTACGGGTAATGTCGTTATTGCCGCCACTAACCAGACAAACAACGTTTTTGCCTTTGATTTCGTCCTTCATCATGTCCAAGGCGGCAATCGTTAAGGCGCCCGCAGGCTCGGCTACAATAGCGTCTTCGTCGTACAGCTTTAGTATCGTTGTGCAGACTTTTCCTTCGGGTACCAGCAAAACGCGATCAAGGTTTTTGCGACAGATTTCGAAGGTCATATCGCCCGGACGTTTTACGGCAGCTCCATCGACAAACTTATCAATCTTGTCGAGCGCTACAACGTGGCCTTCGTCTATGGAAACTTTCATAGATGGCGAACCAAGAGGTTCTACACCAATGAGTTTAGTCTTGGGGCTTAGCTGCTTAAATACTGTTGAAACGCCCGATGCCAAGCCACCTCCGCCGATGGCCATGAGCAGGTAATCGATTTTGCCTGTAGCGTCCCGAAGAATCTCCAGACCAACGGTGCCTTGCCCTTCCATCACCAGCACATCATCGAAAGGGTGCACAAACGTACTGTCGTGGGTATTGACGTAATCCATTGCCGCATTGTAGGCATCGTCATAGGTATCGCCTATCAGCTGAACATCGACGAACTCCTTGCCAAACATGCGTACCTGTTTCACCTTTTGGTTCGGTGTGGTTGTCGGCATGAAAATGGTGCCATGTACCGCCATCTTCCGGCAGGCATAGGCTAACCCTTGTGCGTGGTTTCCAGCACTGGCGCACACGACTCCTTTGGCCAGCGCTTCGGCCGAGAGGCTGGCCATTTTATTATAAGCGCCCCGAATTTTGTAGGAGCGTACGACCTGCAAATCTTCGCGTTTTAGAAAAATGTTAGCCCCGTATCGATCCGACAGGTTAAGGTTTTCCTGTAACGGCGTATGGGCAGCAACGCCCTGAAGCCGCTCGGCAGCTAGATATATATTGTCAAGATCAGGTGTAAAACCTATTTTTTCGGAATCGACCACGGCTAACGGAAGTGTTTACACAAACATACAAAAAGTCAACGGGTGATGGGCGGAGATTCGAGGCCAGCGGATTAGATATTGGCCATAAACGAACTATCGGGTAGTAGCTGGCCTGATGGCTGCTCTCTACCCGATAGGTATAATAATTGTCAGTTCTGACTAGCTACGTTCTGGGCGCAGTGACCGAACAGCTTTACCAGCCTGCCACATTTCAGACTCACGTAGTTCAGCCAATTCAACTTCAAGTTTTTCGCGGTAATCGCTTTGCGAATTGCGAGTGATGCTGATTTCAGCTTGCTCCTGCGATTTTACCGAGTTGTATAGTTTCTCGAATACGGGCTTGGTAGCATCGTGGAAAGGCTTCCACCAATCCAGCGCACCACGCTGAGCGGTTGTCGAACAGTTAGCGTACATCCAATCCATACCGTTTTCAGCAACCAATGGCATCAGCGATTGGGTTAATTCTTCAACCGTTTCGTTGAACGCTTCGGATGGGCTGTGACCATTTTCACGTAAAACTTCATACTGAGCAGCGAAAATACCCTGGATAGCACCCATCAGCGTACCACGCTCACCCGTTAAGTCAGACGTTACTTCTTTGTAGAAATCGGTTTCGAACAGGTAACCTGAACCAACACCGATACCCATAGCAATCGCTTTGGTACGTGCGTTGCCGCTGGCATCCTGATAAACAGCGAAAGACGAGTTCAATCCTTTACCTTCTACGAACAGACGACGGAGCGATGTACCTGAACCTTTAGGAGCAACCAGGAATACATCAACATCGGCAGGAGGAACAATACCGGTTTTCTCTTTATACGTTACACCGAAACCGTGTGAGAAATACAGCGATTTGCCGGGTTTGAGGGCTGCTTTTACAGTTGGCCAGAGTTCAATCTGAGCAGCATCAGAAAGCAGGAAGCAGATGATGGTACCTTTTTCGAGCGCTTCTTCGATTTCGAACAATGTTTCGCCTGGAACCCAGCCGTCAGCAACTGCTTTGTCATAGGTTTTGCCTTTGCGTTGGCCAACGATAACGTTGAAACCATTGTCGCGCATGTTCAGCGACTGACCAGGGCCTTGAACACCATAACCGATTACGGCGATTACTTCATTCGCCAGTACTTCACGTGCTTTTTCTAACGGAAACTCTTCCCGTGTTACAACTTGCTCTTCAACTCCTCCGAAATTAATCGTTGCCATGTTTAATTGATTTTTGTACTCGTATTTAGGGTTACTAATTGGTTACGCAAATTTGCTTTTTATTTTTGCCATTCCGACGATAGGCCGAATGGCAAAAAATAAAACTACATGTAAGACTCCCATTCGGCTTCGGGCAAGTACTCGACCAGACCCTTTTCGGTCTTGCCAACAGCTACGCGCCCAGAGCGAACAAATTCAAGAATCTCGTATTGTTTGAGGTAAGCAAAAACCTCAAAAATCTCAGTGTCATTCCCTGTCTTCTCAATCACCACATAGTCCAGTCCCCAGTAAACCACCCAGGCTTTATACTGCTTGTTAATTGTTTCAACGTCCAGCGACTTCGTGCCGAGCGATGTTGAAATCTTGAACAGGGCGATTTCATTATACACAATCTCATCGTTGAGGTAGCCAAATACCGCCAGTACTTCTACGATTTTCCGAATTTGCCGGACTAGCTTTTCAACTTCTTCCCGCGATTCATGTTTAATTACAATCGTAAAGCGCGATATACCCTTCCGTTCGGTTTCTGATACGGTTAAGCTCTCGATATTGATGCGTCGTCGCGTGAAAATGATCGTGATGCGATTGAGCAACCCGATGGTGTTTTCCGTGAATATGCAAATGGTGTATGTCGTCATAAGGCTATTTCAATCTGATTTGCGCTACACTAGCACCAGCCGGTACCATTGGGAATACGTTCTCTTCCTTTTCAACGATTACCTCAAGCAGGAACGGGCCATCATGATTCAGCATCGTATCGAGTGCATCGGATAGGTTATCGCGCTCTGTACAGGTTTGCCCGGCCATTCCGAAACCTTTGGCAATCGTAATAAAATCGGGGTTTTGTAATTCCACGAATGAATACCGACGCTCATGAAACAATTGTTGCCACTGACGCACCATGCCCAAAAAGTTGTTATTCAGGATGATGGCTTTAACGGGCTGCTTGTTCTGAACGATAGTACCCAGTTCCTGCAAGGTCATCTGGAAGCAACCATCCCCTATGATGGCTACTACCTGTCGGTCGGGAGCACCTACCTGCGCGCCAAAAGCGGCTGGCAAGGCAAAGCCCATGGTACCCATACCGCCAGACGTCACTAAACTGTTGGGACGACGGAATTGGTAATAGCGAGATGCCATCATCTGGTGTTGACCTACATCGGTTACCAGAATCGACTCACCTTTGGTTTTGGTCGAAAGCATGTCGATAACCTCAGCCATTCTGATTTTACCGTTGGTATTGGTTAATTCAGGAACCGTGATGGTTTCGTTCTCAACGGCATCGTATTTCCGGAACTCATTCCGCCAAACTGTGTGGTCGTTTGGTTTTACGAGCGGAAGCAGTGCATTTAATGCCGCTTTCGCATCGCCAACCACAGGTACATCGGCCCGGATGATCTTGTCAATTTCGGCAGGATCAATTTCAATGTGAACAACCTTAGCTTGCTTGATGTATTTGCTGGCATCGCCCGTAACCCGGTCGTCGAAGCGCATACCAATCGCGATAATTACATCGGCATGGTCGGTCATTACGTTCGGGCCGTAGTTGCCGTGCATGCCCAGCCAGCCAACATAAAGTGGGTGATTGGTTGGAATCGTGGATTGACCTAACAGCGTTGTAGCTATAGGAATGCCTGTTTTTTCGGCAAATGCTTTTAGCTCATCTTCTGCTTTAGCAATCTGTACACCGTGACCAACTAGTATGTAAGGTCGTTTGGCTGCGTTAATTAATTGAGCAGCCGCTTCGACTTGTTCCTGCTTGGGTACTAAACGAGGCCTATAGCTGATAAGCGTCTGGCACTTTTCGTACACGAAGTCTTTGGTCATCAACTCCAACTGTGCACTTTTCGTGATATCGATCAAAACCGGACCTGGGCGACCTGACTGGGCGATATAGAATGCCTTTGAAATAATCTCAGGTACTTCGTTCGCATCTGTAATCTGGTAGTTCCACTTGGTAATAGGCATCGTTACACCCATTACATCGGCTTCCTGAAAGGCATCGGTTCCTAGCAGTTTTTTGGCAACCTGTCCTACGATACAAACAAGTGGAGTCGAGTCAATAAGGGCATCCGCAATGGCCGTAACCAAATTGGTGGCTCCTGGACCTGATGTGACCAAACAAACGCCAGCCCGACCCGTTACACGGGCATAGCCTTCGGCAGCATGA
Proteins encoded in this region:
- a CDS encoding outer membrane protein assembly factor BamB family protein, with the translated sequence MKNRSLLVCTVVFNLLFCSCLKAQQHSAKKVGLTANSGVFTKKQVETGAILFATHCAACHGRDLRGTEGGTALIGDRFITKWAGKSVGQLFDLTKSTMPKTNPHSLDNTAYSSLLAFILNANGFPNGDVALSSKKEVLAAISLGTPSSRVSMQFKPAAYNAKPTTIEADWRQHRGDCASSNYSSLEQINKENAKNLKIAWRWKTDNFGASPEFYFKSTPLMVNGILYTTAGLSRTVAAIDAENGETLWTFRFDEKERKTYVPRQNSGRGVAYWASPSIGKDRIIYITPSFQLVALDAKTGHLIPDFGDSGVVDLKKGLDQKIDPITATIGSTSPPIIVNDVIIMGASFPVGLAPVSKKQVRGDIMGYDVKTGKKLWIFHTIPQQGEVGNETWEKESWTYTGNAGAWAPLTADPELGYVYLPLEAATGDFYGGHRPGSNLFSQSLVCLDAKTGKRVWHYQLIHHDIWDYDLPAPPILANITIDGKAIKAVVQVTKQAFAFVFDRVTGKPVWPIEERPVPQSDVKGEWTSPTQPFPTKPAAFDRQGYSDDILVDFTPEIKKAALKIVSRYKKGPLYTPISTYNPPNNLGTLMLPDAVGGANWQGGVLDPETGILYVSSSTVIRPMSLESAPNISDMDYVAYMGNARIGPYGLPLVKPPYGRITAIDLNTGDHKWMVPNADTPSWVKDVPALKGIKIPRTGLPDRVGMLVTKTLLFAGEGAGLYGSDGGGGNKFRSYDKQTGKIISEIELPANQAGLPMTYSINGKQYIVVAVGAIGHPGELVALSL
- a CDS encoding M1 family metallopeptidase, which encodes MITRITFLTLLIGSTVVSAQQTSSPIRKTVETSKRSVRLDVPITNSIQNAFKAGTRDFSGKPGPNYWQLEADYTIKASLDPATQVITGSEKISMHNNSQYDLKTIVLRLDHNLFRPEAQRGASVPAEATDGMVLTSLKVAGQSVDLTAAAPTPSPFGRSTAPTTKMTISGLTQTIATINLVDPVKAGTTAELEIEWHTKLPGGPNGRGHRMTQRFDSKLFQPTQWYPRLGKYDDLRGWETSPYLGPSEFYNNFGKFDVSITVPGGWIVSGTGVLQNQNEVLTATARQRLSTVLNSNDEVVIVGETEKGPGQSTAPGDKLTWHFVADKVNDFAWATAENFIWKATRATIPGKGAIPIHMVYLPERAKLFEKAGTITRHALEFYSALWAPYPFPQLTLQDGPSAGMEYPMVINSNQGAADHETGHEWWPMMLGTNETRYGWMDEGFNQYMNILSAADRDRKPYNLDGLGQSYGRMSGDENEAPMMWSANDAGSGYRFQTYGKAPLMLSMLGGIVGDQAVLNAMKKYTATWAFKHPSPWDYIFFMNNELGQNLEWFWYYWLWTTETVEGSIQGVKTANGQTTVTVHEAGQMPSPIVLKVEFDAAGPAIKTMPNAKMIDATTAEVTWPASVWFDGNRTFNAIMNFGERKIKKITFDPHGRFPDANPTDNIWPRE
- a CDS encoding VOC family protein, with amino-acid sequence MLHCTPFLLFDGNCAEAMTFYQTCLGGDLTLIKLGDTPMKAQFPPEKHDRIINAQLKSGAIDFSATDWMASPKLEPKPGNTFSIYVVGETYDEVKTVFDKLAAGADQDTRTFIELNNMPFGSYGQFTDKYGVSWIFKGGQKD
- a CDS encoding helix-turn-helix transcriptional regulator encodes the protein MLRVPSSIQANQFESLNIRRPDASEMKFVAYRSDVYPERNEVFFEEHAVIVVLEGEKKFSSPTQELHVRKGDILFFQRGCYSMNESIDNSYRSLVFFVNEKMLKEFVNQHLSLFQSASTSLPTDLILSFSSSPTFATFIDSLLPYFGSKTPFLNDLLRLKFQELLLHLLELDTLGQLRAILWHIYQGQKIDLDYLMNAYSLKPLSMSELARLSGRSLSGFKREFEEHFHTSPGHWIRLKRLEHAHFLLRNTNKNVSEVSMEIGYESVSHFIKAYKQQYGFTPKRGN
- a CDS encoding DUF2442 domain-containing protein, with protein sequence MAEIENFEVLENYYIRFRFTDGLEKLIDFKPYIKDNPITKPLADFDYFKQVHLYERGSGIYWPNGYDFDPTYLRDYVEGEILAKA
- a CDS encoding DUF4160 domain-containing protein encodes the protein MPEISRFYGIIIRMFYNDHNPPHFHAIYGNDEALINIQTLEYIEGKLPKRARALVTEWAIEHREELVNNWEKARKPEDLLPIDPLN
- the ilvA gene encoding threonine ammonia-lyase, translated to MVDSEKIGFTPDLDNIYLAAERLQGVAAHTPLQENLNLSDRYGANIFLKREDLQVVRSYKIRGAYNKMASLSAEALAKGVVCASAGNHAQGLAYACRKMAVHGTIFMPTTTPNQKVKQVRMFGKEFVDVQLIGDTYDDAYNAAMDYVNTHDSTFVHPFDDVLVMEGQGTVGLEILRDATGKIDYLLMAIGGGGLASGVSTVFKQLSPKTKLIGVEPLGSPSMKVSIDEGHVVALDKIDKFVDGAAVKRPGDMTFEICRKNLDRVLLVPEGKVCTTILKLYDEDAIVAEPAGALTIAALDMMKDEIKGKNVVCLVSGGNNDITRTEEIKERSLLYEGLKHYFIIRFPQRAGAFRDFLNVLGPNDDISRFEYAKKTNRETGPAVVGIELKHREDFEPLIQRMQAQNIVFEYLNDQPDLFQFLV
- the ilvC gene encoding ketol-acid reductoisomerase; the protein is MATINFGGVEEQVVTREEFPLEKAREVLANEVIAVIGYGVQGPGQSLNMRDNGFNVIVGQRKGKTYDKAVADGWVPGETLFEIEEALEKGTIICFLLSDAAQIELWPTVKAALKPGKSLYFSHGFGVTYKEKTGIVPPADVDVFLVAPKGSGTSLRRLFVEGKGLNSSFAVYQDASGNARTKAIAMGIGVGSGYLFETDFYKEVTSDLTGERGTLMGAIQGIFAAQYEVLRENGHSPSEAFNETVEELTQSLMPLVAENGMDWMYANCSTTAQRGALDWWKPFHDATKPVFEKLYNSVKSQEQAEISITRNSQSDYREKLEVELAELRESEMWQAGKAVRSLRPERS
- the ilvN gene encoding acetolactate synthase small subunit, encoding MTTYTICIFTENTIGLLNRITIIFTRRRINIESLTVSETERKGISRFTIVIKHESREEVEKLVRQIRKIVEVLAVFGYLNDEIVYNEIALFKISTSLGTKSLDVETINKQYKAWVVYWGLDYVVIEKTGNDTEIFEVFAYLKQYEILEFVRSGRVAVGKTEKGLVEYLPEAEWESYM
- the ilvB gene encoding biosynthetic-type acetolactate synthase large subunit — its product is MEAIANVMPEVIETKPAPTYINGSHALMKALLAEGVETIFGYPGGAIMPVYDALYDYQDQLNHILVRHEQGAGHAAEGYARVTGRAGVCLVTSGPGATNLVTAIADALIDSTPLVCIVGQVAKKLLGTDAFQEADVMGVTMPITKWNYQITDANEVPEIISKAFYIAQSGRPGPVLIDITKSAQLELMTKDFVYEKCQTLISYRPRLVPKQEQVEAAAQLINAAKRPYILVGHGVQIAKAEDELKAFAEKTGIPIATTLLGQSTIPTNHPLYVGWLGMHGNYGPNVMTDHADVIIAIGMRFDDRVTGDASKYIKQAKVVHIEIDPAEIDKIIRADVPVVGDAKAALNALLPLVKPNDHTVWRNEFRKYDAVENETITVPELTNTNGKIRMAEVIDMLSTKTKGESILVTDVGQHQMMASRYYQFRRPNSLVTSGGMGTMGFALPAAFGAQVGAPDRQVVAIIGDGCFQMTLQELGTIVQNKQPVKAIILNNNFLGMVRQWQQLFHERRYSFVELQNPDFITIAKGFGMAGQTCTERDNLSDALDTMLNHDGPFLLEVIVEKEENVFPMVPAGASVAQIRLK